In Cytobacillus oceanisediminis, the following proteins share a genomic window:
- a CDS encoding PQQ-dependent sugar dehydrogenase, whose amino-acid sequence MKKVFGAGLLVFGLLAGCSSTGENNSGKQVEDQEASLPAGEEPEILADELDIPWSIAKTDETFYMTERQGSILKVEDGKKERQKVELAKKLSAASEAGLLGFVLAPDFSQSNEAYAYYTYENTSGQFNRIVTLRLQDGTWKEEQLLLDKIPSGQFHHGGRLEIGPDGKLYATAGDAATDPEIAQDVNSLGGKILRMNLDGSVPDDNPFSGSYVYSYGHRNPQGLVWAEDGTLYESEHGPSANDEINKILPGKNYGWPVIKGNETKEGMESPLFTSGDDETWAPSGMAYYKGKLYTAALRGSAVLEFDLETKNVRKIVSNLGRIRDVFIEGDVLYFISNNTDGRGNPLDKDDKLYQIPLSNI is encoded by the coding sequence ATGAAAAAGGTGTTCGGTGCAGGTTTGCTGGTTTTTGGTCTGCTGGCTGGATGTTCTAGTACCGGCGAGAATAATAGCGGGAAACAAGTCGAGGATCAGGAGGCCAGCCTTCCTGCCGGTGAAGAGCCGGAAATACTGGCAGATGAGCTTGATATTCCCTGGTCCATCGCCAAAACAGACGAAACCTTTTACATGACGGAAAGACAGGGCAGCATTTTAAAAGTGGAGGATGGCAAGAAAGAACGTCAAAAGGTTGAGCTTGCGAAAAAGCTTTCTGCTGCTTCCGAAGCTGGCTTGCTTGGATTTGTGCTGGCACCTGATTTTTCACAATCAAACGAAGCATATGCCTATTACACCTATGAAAACACCTCAGGTCAGTTTAATCGTATAGTGACCCTCCGGCTTCAAGATGGAACGTGGAAAGAGGAGCAGCTTTTGCTCGATAAAATCCCGAGCGGGCAGTTCCACCACGGCGGCCGGCTTGAAATTGGCCCTGACGGAAAGCTTTATGCTACTGCAGGCGATGCTGCCACTGATCCTGAAATTGCTCAGGATGTAAATTCTCTGGGAGGAAAAATCCTAAGAATGAATCTGGATGGGAGCGTACCGGACGATAATCCTTTTAGCGGATCCTATGTTTATAGCTACGGCCACCGCAATCCGCAGGGGTTGGTATGGGCTGAGGATGGGACTTTATATGAAAGTGAGCACGGCCCATCGGCCAATGATGAAATCAATAAGATCCTACCCGGGAAAAATTACGGATGGCCCGTCATAAAAGGGAATGAAACGAAGGAAGGCATGGAATCGCCGCTGTTTACCTCCGGTGATGACGAAACCTGGGCTCCGTCCGGGATGGCCTATTATAAAGGCAAGCTTTACACCGCTGCCTTAAGAGGCAGTGCCGTTCTTGAGTTTGATCTGGAAACAAAGAATGTAAGGAAAATTGTTTCTAACTTAGGCAGGATCCGGGACGTATTTATTGAAGGGGATGTGCTATATTTTATCAGCAACAATACGGACGGACGCGGCAATCCGCTTGATAAGGATGACAAACTTTATCAAATTCCGCTTTCAAATATATAA
- a CDS encoding HAD family hydrolase, producing the protein MIKCIASDMDGTLLTATQKITPENIEAIKTAQEKRVEVVIATGRSYFEASFVLDEAGISCPIICANGAEVRAADGKVVSSNPLDKDLAKKAAYILVQNNVYFEVYTNQGTYTIDEDRGVSIIVDIFLSGNPEADIDEVTKAAEERFTKGLVRKVNSYDELFNSDEHQIYKLLAFSFEPDFLVSAKEDLLKLEGMAVSSSGDENLELTSVNAQKGIALEAFVKEKGISLLETMAIGDNYNDLSMFKRAGRSVAMGNADDIIKAQCDAVTSANEESGVAKAIWEVLK; encoded by the coding sequence ATGATCAAATGCATTGCCAGTGATATGGACGGAACGCTATTAACCGCCACACAGAAAATCACGCCTGAAAATATCGAAGCCATTAAAACAGCTCAGGAAAAAAGAGTCGAAGTAGTCATCGCAACCGGGCGCTCCTACTTCGAAGCAAGCTTCGTCCTCGATGAAGCCGGCATCTCTTGCCCGATTATTTGCGCAAACGGGGCAGAAGTAAGGGCTGCAGATGGAAAAGTCGTATCCTCCAACCCGCTCGACAAGGACCTGGCGAAAAAAGCGGCCTATATCCTTGTGCAGAATAACGTTTATTTCGAGGTATACACAAACCAGGGTACATATACTATTGATGAAGACCGCGGCGTCTCCATCATTGTCGACATCTTTTTAAGCGGAAATCCTGAAGCGGATATTGATGAAGTGACAAAAGCTGCCGAAGAACGCTTTACAAAAGGGCTGGTGCGAAAAGTGAACAGCTATGACGAGCTTTTCAACAGTGACGAGCACCAAATATACAAGCTGCTGGCCTTCTCATTCGAACCGGATTTTCTCGTATCCGCCAAAGAAGATTTGCTTAAGCTTGAAGGCATGGCCGTAAGTTCATCAGGGGATGAGAACCTGGAGCTGACAAGTGTGAACGCCCAAAAGGGGATTGCCCTTGAAGCTTTTGTAAAAGAAAAAGGCATTTCACTTCTGGAAACAATGGCAATTGGCGATAATTATAATGATTTGTCTATGTTCAAACGCGCAGGAAGATCCGTTGCCATGGGCAATGCCGATGATATCATTAAAGCACAATGTGATGCTGTGACATCTGCAAATGAAGAAAGCGGTGTAGCCAAGGCAATCTGGGAAGTCCTGAAGTAA
- a CDS encoding DNA alkylation repair protein — MDIRLLIKLFEENRDIEKAIPMQSYLKDHFPFLGIKTPERRALLKEFFNETGLLKQEFNPEFVEALWDMEEREYQAAALDYIGKFTRKLDKSHLALVEKLITTKSWWDTVDMLATHAVGAIASKNPEVIPEKIEGWATSNDMWLRRTAILFQLKYKTLTDEDLLYRYILSNNDSKEFFIQKAIGWALREYSKTNPESVKRFIESNTLAKLSIREGSKYLG, encoded by the coding sequence ATGGATATTCGATTATTAATAAAGCTTTTTGAGGAAAATAGAGACATAGAAAAAGCAATCCCCATGCAAAGCTATCTTAAAGACCACTTTCCTTTCCTGGGAATCAAGACACCTGAACGAAGAGCTCTCTTAAAAGAATTTTTTAATGAGACAGGCCTTCTGAAGCAGGAATTTAACCCGGAATTTGTGGAAGCCTTATGGGACATGGAAGAGCGTGAATACCAGGCTGCAGCTCTCGACTACATTGGAAAATTCACCAGGAAACTGGACAAAAGCCATCTGGCATTAGTCGAAAAGCTGATCACAACAAAATCCTGGTGGGATACCGTTGACATGCTTGCCACCCATGCAGTGGGCGCCATCGCGTCTAAAAACCCGGAAGTCATCCCAGAAAAAATAGAGGGATGGGCAACCAGCAACGACATGTGGCTCCGCAGGACAGCCATCCTCTTTCAGCTAAAATACAAAACCCTCACAGATGAAGACTTACTTTACCGTTATATCCTTTCAAACAATGACAGCAAAGAATTCTTCATCCAAAAAGCCATCGGCTGGGCGCTCAGGGAATACTCCAAAACAAACCCTGAATCAGTTAAAAGGTTTATTGAATCAAACACACTTGCCAAATTGAGCATTAGGGAAGGGAGTAAGTATTTAGGTTAG
- a CDS encoding GNAT family N-acetyltransferase: protein MNVKIVKAANGERDILRNLYAFYLHDLTKYTDALEVNEEGTYEFDAFSLIWDKEGIEPYLIKADGKLAGFLLLLRAPFLKKADYCINDFFLYNSFRGKKVGQAAIDLLFTEYKGTYYIEQLKRNEPAVRFWKKVYRYYQLDVDETSRMEDGEECVGQLVNVE from the coding sequence ATGAACGTTAAAATAGTGAAAGCGGCAAACGGGGAACGGGACATCTTAAGAAACCTGTATGCTTTCTATCTGCACGATTTAACAAAATACACTGATGCATTGGAAGTAAATGAAGAAGGCACATACGAATTTGATGCCTTTTCATTAATCTGGGACAAAGAAGGCATTGAACCTTACCTCATTAAAGCTGATGGCAAACTGGCAGGATTCCTGCTCCTTTTACGTGCTCCTTTTCTAAAAAAAGCAGATTACTGCATCAATGACTTTTTCCTGTACAACTCGTTCAGAGGGAAAAAAGTGGGGCAAGCTGCTATTGATCTATTGTTTACTGAATATAAGGGAACCTACTATATAGAGCAGTTAAAACGAAATGAGCCTGCTGTCCGCTTTTGGAAAAAGGTGTATCGCTATTATCAGCTTGATGTTGACGAGACCTCGAGAATGGAAGATGGAGAAGAATGTGTAGGGCAGTTGGTGAATGTGGAATGA
- a CDS encoding short-chain fatty acid transporter, with product MKVLVSFFNRIMQRYLPDPFLFVIILTFAVFGLGLIFTDNGPYQMVQHWGNGFWGLLTFSMQMVLVLVTGHVLASSTIFKKGLGAMASLAKSPGQAILIVSFVSMIASLINWGFGLVIGALFAKELAKKVKNVDYRLLIASAYSGFVVWHGGISGSIPLTIATPGHFSEDMIGVISTDQTIFAGFNIFIVVALLLVLPFVNRFMMPSKEETIVVDPALLQEDIQAASLEKGAMTPAERLENSRIISLLAGILGLVFLFYYFATKGFNLNLDIVNFLFLFLGILFHGTPKRFLEAVLNAVKGASGIIIQFPFYAGIMGMMTASGLAAVMSEAFVSISNDYTFHFFTFLSAGLVNFFVPSGGGQWAVQAPIMLEAAQSMGASIPKTAMAVAWGDAWTNLIQPFWALPALAIAGLKAKDIMGFCVLTLLVSGVIISIGFLLF from the coding sequence ATGAAAGTACTGGTTTCTTTCTTTAACCGCATTATGCAGCGGTATTTGCCGGATCCATTTTTATTTGTTATTATCCTAACTTTTGCGGTTTTTGGATTAGGTTTGATTTTTACAGATAATGGACCTTATCAAATGGTTCAGCATTGGGGAAATGGGTTTTGGGGCCTCTTGACTTTTTCCATGCAGATGGTGCTGGTTTTAGTCACAGGTCATGTATTGGCCAGCAGCACGATCTTTAAAAAAGGGTTAGGTGCAATGGCATCATTAGCCAAGTCACCCGGCCAGGCCATCCTTATTGTGTCATTCGTATCAATGATTGCAAGCTTAATTAACTGGGGATTCGGTCTCGTGATCGGTGCCTTATTTGCTAAAGAGCTTGCCAAAAAAGTAAAAAATGTGGATTATCGCCTGTTAATTGCAAGCGCTTACTCAGGCTTCGTTGTCTGGCACGGAGGAATTTCCGGTTCGATTCCATTGACCATTGCTACACCTGGACACTTCTCTGAAGATATGATTGGCGTCATCTCTACTGATCAGACCATTTTTGCCGGCTTCAATATTTTTATTGTCGTGGCACTATTATTGGTTTTGCCTTTTGTAAACCGCTTTATGATGCCGTCGAAAGAGGAGACCATTGTGGTCGATCCTGCTCTTCTTCAAGAAGACATCCAGGCAGCTTCACTTGAAAAAGGGGCGATGACACCTGCTGAACGCCTGGAAAACAGCCGCATCATCTCATTGCTGGCCGGGATCCTTGGGCTTGTATTCTTATTTTATTATTTCGCTACAAAGGGGTTTAATCTGAACCTTGATATCGTGAATTTCTTATTCCTGTTCCTCGGCATCCTTTTCCACGGAACACCTAAAAGATTCCTCGAAGCTGTCCTCAATGCAGTGAAAGGGGCTAGCGGAATCATTATTCAGTTCCCGTTTTATGCCGGGATCATGGGTATGATGACCGCCTCAGGACTGGCGGCGGTTATGTCCGAAGCGTTTGTAAGCATTTCGAATGATTACACATTCCATTTCTTCACGTTTTTAAGCGCGGGGCTTGTAAACTTTTTTGTTCCTTCAGGAGGAGGTCAGTGGGCTGTTCAGGCTCCGATTATGCTTGAAGCGGCTCAATCAATGGGAGCTTCCATTCCTAAAACAGCGATGGCGGTTGCATGGGGGGATGCCTGGACCAACTTAATCCAGCCTTTCTGGGCGCTGCCGGCTCTCGCCATTGCAGGATTAAAGGCAAAAGACATCATGGGATTCTGCGTTCTGACTCTGCTTGTCAGCGGCGTGATTATTTCAATAGGTTTTTTATTATTCTAA
- a CDS encoding ABC transporter ATP-binding protein produces the protein MPIIEVEHLMKDFMIAKRETGFLGAVKSLVKREHIKKEAVKDISFSIGEGEMVGYIGPNGAGKSTTIKMLTGILVPSSGCVKVNGIIPYENRQENAKNIGVVFGQRTQLWWDLPTIESFELLKEIYQVSDKRYKENMDTFTEILGLDEFLNTPVRQLSLGQRMRADIAASLLHDPPILFLDEPTIGLDVVAKEKMRTFIKEINNERKITVILTTHDMEDIEKLCERMILIDHGQKVYDGEIAVVKERFGKTRTLIVDLEESSHSLQLKGGEVFKEEASRFWIRFNRDEVSASELIAQITETHNIKDLTVEEPAIESIISRIYQEGYQELPDTVEV, from the coding sequence TTGCCGATTATAGAGGTTGAACATCTAATGAAGGACTTTATGATTGCCAAGAGGGAGACAGGCTTCCTTGGCGCTGTAAAGAGCCTTGTAAAAAGAGAGCATATTAAGAAGGAAGCAGTGAAAGATATCAGCTTTTCGATCGGAGAAGGGGAAATGGTCGGCTATATCGGACCGAATGGCGCCGGAAAGTCCACCACCATCAAAATGCTGACGGGCATTCTTGTCCCAAGCTCAGGATGTGTAAAGGTAAACGGAATCATTCCCTATGAAAACAGGCAGGAAAATGCCAAGAATATCGGAGTGGTTTTCGGCCAGAGAACACAGCTTTGGTGGGATCTGCCTACCATCGAATCGTTTGAGCTGCTGAAGGAAATCTATCAGGTTTCGGATAAGCGGTATAAGGAAAATATGGACACCTTTACGGAGATTTTGGGACTCGATGAATTCCTGAACACGCCGGTCCGCCAGCTGTCGCTTGGGCAAAGGATGAGGGCTGATATTGCCGCATCCCTGCTGCATGACCCGCCAATCCTATTTCTGGATGAACCGACGATTGGCCTGGATGTCGTAGCCAAAGAGAAGATGAGGACCTTTATTAAAGAAATTAATAATGAGCGCAAAATCACCGTCATTTTAACCACACATGATATGGAGGATATCGAAAAACTCTGTGAGCGGATGATTCTCATTGACCATGGGCAAAAGGTTTACGACGGGGAAATCGCTGTGGTAAAAGAGCGTTTTGGCAAAACGAGGACACTCATCGTTGACCTGGAGGAATCATCACACAGCCTCCAGCTTAAGGGCGGAGAGGTGTTTAAAGAAGAAGCAAGCCGCTTCTGGATCCGATTTAACCGGGATGAAGTGTCAGCCTCGGAATTAATTGCCCAAATTACCGAAACACATAATATCAAAGATTTAACCGTGGAAGAGCCTGCAATCGAATCAATCATCAGCCGCATTTATCAGGAGGGCTATCAGGAGCTACCGGATACAGTAGAAGTGTAG